The following coding sequences lie in one Deinococcus sp. AJ005 genomic window:
- a CDS encoding ATP-binding protein, which produces MTTEKVEINSQGIRRILKKYTPGQAIAEYIWNGFDAGASTVSLDFKVGGIPNGALESLKISDNGSGISHLSLKQEFKPFFVSKKYDDDKQKKTLPHGKKGYGRLTFFVFATKARWTTVFLEEKVNKSYSIAIDSRNLQEFEAIKPSLSDKGTGTIVEFENITLTTFSMGEIERFLQAEFAFFLELNKYNAYSIKINGFPLKYDLLMIKKEVENLIISTKPTLEFEITTVQWTDRNTEFSNIYLINSEGEEVYKTTSRLNKKGDSFLHSVYIVSRFFDNFFVHAGDNTIPALGITNSNKDPEYKTVIERVENILREIRKPYLKGKSNLIINQLEKEGVFPDFNSSHFLEKYRHDELVLIVRELYIAEPRLFNELNIDQKKIFIRFLDLLLTSNARNEVFEVLESIVNLDEEEVKNLSSMIKRTSLESIINTVELIEDRLRVIENLKQLVFKPELNTNEKDHLQKLIEKHYWIFGEQFHLVTAEEPDFEEALRRYRRKVYGESSDININSSDKQKEMDIFAIRQNKFSESIEHIVVELKHPKINLGEKELSQVKRYMRVILSEDRFNAGNMDWKFYLIGNDFMKDGYIEGEIQSAEQHGERFLVYSLNNIKIYIIKWSEIITSLEVRFNYLLEKFKTKRNELASQATTAQGVLAENISLTSVMPSQIARGKQKKP; this is translated from the coding sequence GTGACTACCGAGAAAGTAGAAATCAACTCCCAAGGTATACGACGGATTCTAAAAAAGTACACACCTGGCCAGGCTATTGCTGAATATATTTGGAACGGTTTTGACGCAGGTGCTTCTACTGTCTCACTTGACTTTAAAGTTGGGGGCATACCGAACGGCGCGCTAGAATCTCTAAAAATCTCAGATAACGGTTCTGGTATATCGCATTTATCATTAAAGCAAGAGTTTAAACCTTTTTTCGTGTCCAAAAAATATGATGATGATAAACAGAAGAAGACGCTACCTCACGGCAAGAAAGGCTATGGCAGATTAACGTTTTTTGTCTTTGCCACGAAAGCTAGATGGACCACGGTTTTTTTAGAAGAAAAAGTAAATAAATCTTATAGTATAGCTATAGATTCAAGAAATTTGCAAGAATTTGAAGCTATTAAGCCTTCATTATCAGATAAAGGTACAGGAACTATTGTAGAATTTGAAAATATTACTTTGACGACATTCTCAATGGGAGAGATTGAGCGTTTTTTACAAGCAGAATTTGCTTTTTTTCTTGAACTTAACAAGTATAATGCCTATTCAATAAAAATAAATGGGTTCCCATTAAAATATGACCTCTTAATGATTAAAAAAGAAGTAGAAAATCTAATTATTTCGACTAAGCCTACTTTAGAATTTGAAATCACTACTGTCCAGTGGACAGATCGAAATACCGAATTCTCAAACATATACTTGATTAATTCAGAAGGTGAAGAGGTATATAAAACTACTAGTCGGCTCAATAAAAAAGGCGATTCGTTTTTGCATAGTGTCTATATAGTTAGTAGATTTTTCGATAATTTTTTTGTTCATGCTGGTGACAATACTATTCCCGCTCTTGGCATTACTAATAGTAATAAAGATCCAGAATACAAAACAGTCATCGAAAGAGTAGAAAATATACTAAGAGAAATCCGAAAGCCATATTTAAAGGGTAAATCTAATCTGATCATTAATCAATTAGAGAAAGAGGGAGTATTCCCTGATTTTAATTCTTCGCATTTTTTAGAGAAATATAGACATGATGAACTTGTCTTAATAGTTAGAGAGCTTTATATCGCTGAGCCACGTCTCTTTAACGAACTAAACATTGATCAGAAAAAAATCTTTATTAGATTTCTGGATCTCTTATTGACTTCAAACGCTAGAAACGAGGTTTTTGAGGTACTAGAGTCTATTGTTAATCTTGATGAAGAGGAAGTTAAAAATTTAAGCAGCATGATAAAAAGAACAAGCCTAGAGAGTATAATAAATACTGTAGAATTAATAGAAGATAGGCTCAGAGTAATAGAAAATCTAAAACAATTAGTTTTTAAACCTGAATTGAATACTAATGAAAAGGACCATCTTCAGAAACTTATCGAAAAACACTATTGGATATTTGGAGAGCAATTTCACTTGGTAACAGCGGAGGAACCAGATTTTGAAGAAGCATTACGAAGATATCGGCGAAAAGTATATGGCGAGAGTAGCGATATAAATATCAACTCATCTGATAAACAGAAAGAGATGGATATTTTTGCAATCAGACAAAATAAATTTTCAGAATCTATAGAGCATATAGTCGTTGAGCTGAAACACCCTAAAATAAATTTAGGCGAAAAAGAATTATCTCAAGTCAAGAGATATATGCGAGTTATCTTATCAGAAGATCGATTCAATGCGGGAAATATGGATTGGAAGTTCTATCTTATTGGCAATGATTTCATGAAAGATGGATATATTGAAGGTGAAATACAGAGTGCCGAACAGCATGGCGAAAGATTTCTAGTTTATTCATTGAATAATATAAAAATATATATAATTAAATGGTCCGAAATTATAACTTCTTTAGAGGTTAGATTTAATTATCTCCTCGAAAAATTCAAAACAAAGCGGAATGAATTAGCATCTCAAGCGACGACTGCACAGGGAGTTTTGGCAGAAAATATTTCTCTTACCTCGGTAATGCCGTCTCAAATTGCTAGAGGTAAACAGAAAAAACCATAG
- a CDS encoding ParA family protein translates to MTHERPRNGPLVLALASLKGGVGKTTSAVHIAAHLAGAGRTVLLADGDRIRTATAWGRGGELPFTVGGMASLSGAGKYDAVVIDSRGGLEDADLVDLAESSAALILPSTPDLGGMDGMAQTVEVLRAAGIPEGRYAALLTMARPGSERKLADARAALEDAGIPALSQTIRLSEAFRDANNGGVLVRDVRGNPLAKGLWAEYGRVTQEVITMAGATL, encoded by the coding sequence ATGACACATGAACGCCCCCGCAACGGCCCGCTGGTGCTGGCCCTCGCCAGTCTCAAAGGCGGCGTGGGCAAAACCACATCCGCCGTCCACATCGCCGCCCACCTAGCCGGGGCCGGACGCACGGTCCTGCTGGCCGACGGGGACCGCATCCGCACCGCCACCGCCTGGGGCCGGGGCGGCGAGCTGCCCTTTACCGTAGGCGGCATGGCCTCACTCAGCGGGGCGGGCAAGTATGACGCCGTGGTGATCGACTCACGCGGCGGTCTGGAAGACGCAGACTTGGTGGATCTGGCCGAGTCCAGCGCCGCCCTGATCCTGCCCAGTACCCCTGACTTGGGCGGCATGGACGGCATGGCACAGACTGTGGAGGTGCTGCGCGCCGCTGGGATTCCAGAGGGCAGGTACGCGGCTCTGCTAACGATGGCGCGTCCCGGCAGTGAGCGCAAACTGGCCGACGCGCGGGCTGCCCTGGAGGACGCCGGGATTCCAGCGCTGTCTCAGACCATCCGGCTGTCCGAGGCATTCCGGGACGCTAACAACGGCGGCGTCCTGGTGCGCGACGTGCGTGGCAACCCGCTGGCGAAAGGACTGTGGGCTGAGTATGGCCGCGTGACCCAGGAGGTCATCACGATGGCCGGAGCAACGCTGTGA
- a CDS encoding DNA methyltransferase has product MTPEEFVALYKPLAASERASAQTWFNDLCDLLDVARPISLKSSAADYGFEKHVSKLAGEAGFVDVWKRDAFGWEFKRKGGSLSKALTQVTAYRNDIDNPPLLIVSDINKIEIHTNFTGTQKVVEIFELDDLLIDKVRLRLKQIWENPYSFDPSIKRADLTTGAVKNLMAVSELLKHEGQDPDYVAHFLVRCVFTLFAERTEILPHRVFTLMLSSAESLPAEQVPAAFRDMCGQLFRLMQTGGISLLGPIPHINGGVFTDPTAPLMGVEGVRSLKTAATQDWSLLEPSIFGTLFENIIDPDKRGDAGIHYTPIQDILDVLLPTVMQPLRDEWRALRLTLEPLGEEIQQARTAGAGAGLFAAGALGEALVEEAVGKLKAFQQRLTRVTALDAAMGSGNFLFVLQRLLLDLEAEVRATIRSLSGEDVPPAILPHQFLGIEVNPYAHEIASMVLWIGYLQWMRQHGLKLTRSPVLEALPGLENRDAILNFRTDPATGEQVAESAPWPKAEFVIGNPPFIGDKAMRRALGDGYVEALHNVFGGAVPANADFVTYWLEKARVAIKQGATERAGFVTTQSIRTGGSRKVLENILDTGGIFMAWQNRPWTSDGAAVRVSILAFDKGQESSRTLDGQAVPNITASLTTGEDTRAALPLRENDKLAFQGPVKIGKFEISGADARTWLTASNSSGKANSDVIKPWINGKDITDRPLDRWIVDFDMRSEAEAKDYRLPFDYVETEVKPERLRNNREGRRKVWWRLGETGAALKAATAGLSRILVTPRVSRYRIWAWVPADTLPDSRVLAVARDDDFTFGVLHSRAHEVWSLANSKPHGVGNDPTYVAESCFQPFPFPVPDAVQRANIGKLAKHLNAERERLLAADKTLTMRELYQRIGEQKKERNRGATAYQILLAHEDLDAAVLEVYGWPVAITDTDLLTNLLKLNAERAAAEKLEQEQEALAATAERAAGRETAKAARAVIRNAEKAATREAKRATSRKSQKVSKEARGTES; this is encoded by the coding sequence ATGACTCCAGAAGAATTCGTGGCACTGTACAAGCCACTGGCCGCCAGCGAGCGTGCCTCGGCTCAGACCTGGTTCAACGATCTGTGTGATCTGCTCGATGTGGCCAGACCCATCAGCCTCAAGTCTTCGGCTGCGGATTATGGTTTCGAAAAACATGTGAGCAAGCTGGCGGGTGAGGCTGGCTTTGTAGACGTTTGGAAGCGTGACGCCTTCGGCTGGGAGTTTAAACGCAAGGGCGGCAGCCTATCTAAAGCCTTAACGCAAGTGACTGCATACAGAAACGACATTGACAACCCACCTCTTCTGATCGTTTCCGATATCAATAAGATCGAAATTCACACTAATTTCACTGGTACACAAAAAGTCGTGGAAATATTTGAGCTTGACGATCTTTTAATAGATAAAGTAAGGCTCAGGCTTAAGCAGATTTGGGAAAATCCATACTCCTTCGATCCTAGTATCAAGAGAGCAGACTTGACTACGGGCGCTGTCAAAAATCTAATGGCCGTCAGCGAATTGCTTAAGCATGAGGGCCAGGACCCTGACTATGTGGCTCATTTTCTGGTACGCTGCGTGTTCACCCTCTTCGCCGAACGAACCGAAATCCTGCCACACAGGGTCTTCACCCTCATGCTGTCATCCGCTGAGAGTCTTCCCGCTGAACAAGTACCTGCGGCATTCCGAGACATGTGCGGGCAGTTGTTCCGACTGATGCAGACTGGCGGCATAAGTCTGCTCGGCCCTATTCCTCACATCAATGGCGGTGTGTTCACCGACCCCACGGCACCGCTGATGGGTGTTGAAGGCGTGCGCTCTTTGAAAACGGCTGCGACGCAGGACTGGTCACTGCTGGAGCCAAGCATCTTCGGCACCCTTTTCGAGAACATCATTGACCCTGACAAACGAGGGGACGCAGGCATCCACTACACACCCATTCAAGACATCTTGGATGTTCTTTTGCCTACCGTCATGCAGCCCTTGCGGGATGAGTGGAGGGCGCTACGCCTGACACTTGAACCTTTGGGTGAGGAGATCCAACAGGCCCGCACCGCTGGGGCTGGAGCTGGGTTATTCGCTGCGGGCGCACTGGGTGAAGCGCTGGTAGAGGAGGCTGTAGGCAAGCTCAAGGCGTTCCAGCAACGCCTGACACGAGTAACAGCCCTCGATGCAGCAATGGGTTCAGGAAATTTCCTTTTCGTTCTCCAGCGGCTGTTGCTCGATCTGGAAGCTGAAGTGCGCGCAACCATCCGTTCTCTCAGCGGGGAGGACGTGCCGCCCGCCATCTTGCCCCATCAGTTTTTGGGTATCGAGGTCAATCCCTACGCCCACGAGATCGCCAGCATGGTGCTGTGGATCGGTTATCTCCAGTGGATGCGCCAGCATGGCCTGAAGCTCACGCGCTCACCCGTCCTGGAAGCTTTGCCAGGTTTGGAAAATCGCGATGCCATCCTAAATTTCCGCACCGATCCGGCGACGGGTGAACAGGTGGCTGAGTCGGCCCCGTGGCCGAAAGCTGAATTTGTCATAGGCAACCCGCCATTCATTGGTGACAAGGCGATGCGCCGCGCACTCGGAGACGGGTACGTTGAGGCCCTCCACAATGTTTTTGGTGGAGCCGTACCTGCCAATGCCGACTTTGTGACGTACTGGTTAGAGAAGGCCCGCGTTGCCATCAAGCAGGGCGCTACCGAGCGTGCAGGCTTCGTGACTACACAGAGCATCCGCACGGGCGGCAGCCGTAAAGTTCTAGAAAACATCTTAGACACCGGTGGAATCTTCATGGCCTGGCAGAATCGCCCCTGGACCTCGGACGGCGCAGCAGTGCGCGTCAGTATCCTTGCCTTCGATAAAGGGCAGGAATCGAGCCGAACACTCGACGGCCAAGCGGTGCCGAACATCACCGCCAGTCTGACAACTGGGGAGGACACGCGCGCTGCGCTGCCCTTGCGGGAGAACGATAAGTTGGCGTTTCAAGGTCCAGTCAAAATCGGCAAGTTCGAGATTTCAGGTGCTGATGCGAGAACATGGCTAACGGCCAGCAATTCCAGTGGTAAAGCGAATAGTGATGTAATTAAGCCGTGGATCAATGGAAAAGACATCACTGATCGTCCACTGGATCGTTGGATTGTAGATTTCGATATGCGCTCAGAAGCGGAAGCAAAAGATTACCGTCTACCTTTTGACTACGTAGAAACGGAAGTAAAGCCTGAGCGGCTGAGAAATAATCGGGAAGGGAGAAGGAAGGTGTGGTGGCGTCTGGGAGAAACTGGCGCAGCCCTTAAAGCGGCTACGGCAGGTCTTTCACGCATTCTTGTCACGCCGCGCGTTTCGAGATATCGAATCTGGGCATGGGTGCCTGCTGACACGTTGCCAGACAGCCGCGTTCTGGCTGTTGCCCGTGACGATGACTTCACTTTCGGCGTGTTGCATTCGCGGGCACACGAGGTCTGGAGTCTGGCGAACAGCAAACCGCACGGCGTGGGAAATGATCCTACTTACGTCGCTGAAAGCTGCTTCCAACCCTTCCCCTTTCCAGTACCAGATGCAGTCCAGCGAGCGAACATTGGGAAGTTGGCGAAGCATCTAAACGCCGAGCGCGAGCGCCTTTTGGCTGCCGACAAGACACTTACCATGCGGGAGCTGTATCAACGGATTGGGGAACAGAAAAAGGAGAGAAACCGAGGTGCGACGGCCTATCAGATTCTCCTCGCCCATGAAGATCTGGACGCTGCTGTGCTTGAGGTCTACGGGTGGCCCGTCGCCATCACTGACACTGATCTCCTTACCAATCTTCTGAAATTAAACGCTGAACGTGCCGCCGCCGAAAAATTGGAACAGGAGCAGGAAGCTCTTGCAGCCACTGCTGAGCGGGCAGCCGGGAGAGAGACAGCGAAAGCAGCGCGGGCAGTCATCCGGAACGCTGAGAAAGCAGCTACGCGAGAGGCAAAACGAGCAACTTCGCGCAAGTCTCAAAAGGTGTCGAAGGAAGCGCGGGGGACGGAATCCTGA
- a CDS encoding NUDIX hydrolase — translation MRLDQTVFALRAGVVCVRENRVLVISGDWFDFRYLPGGAVTVGEDSATCAAREFEEETGVKAGSLRLLAVMENFFELNGEQWHEVGFYYRMDAPSQLPDEPFCQRDDMRVMMDWVPIQEMNQLQVMPPGLQEALLTPQPSVQHLVQRR, via the coding sequence ATGAGGCTGGATCAAACGGTCTTCGCGTTGCGCGCGGGTGTCGTATGTGTCCGTGAAAACCGGGTGCTGGTGATCTCCGGGGACTGGTTCGATTTTCGGTACCTCCCCGGCGGTGCAGTGACCGTCGGGGAAGATTCGGCAACGTGTGCAGCGCGCGAATTTGAGGAGGAGACGGGCGTGAAGGCCGGGTCGCTGCGCCTGTTGGCTGTGATGGAAAACTTCTTCGAGCTGAACGGCGAACAGTGGCACGAAGTGGGCTTCTATTACCGCATGGACGCGCCGTCCCAGCTACCAGATGAACCTTTCTGCCAGCGGGACGATATGCGCGTCATGATGGATTGGGTGCCGATTCAGGAGATGAATCAATTACAGGTGATGCCGCCTGGTTTGCAAGAGGCCCTATTGACCCCTCAGCCGAGCGTGCAGCACCTCGTTCAGCGGCGATAG
- the topA gene encoding type I DNA topoisomerase, whose translation MKTLVIVESPAKGKKIQGYLGSAYKVKASFGHIRDLPAKKEDIPKKYQGETWARLGIDVQKGFEPLYIIPAEKKAVIAELKKLAGEADEVLLATDGDREGEGIAWHLVRALGLKGNFKRMVFHEITQDAILKAVQNTRPLDYALVGAQESRRILDRLCGYGVSPALWQSIGSGLSAGRVQSAALAALARRERARMDHVPADYWRVLAQVMPEGEGAEPFTAVVVSIKGQGLAGPKDFGADGQLKADSPALAITGEQAAQTVAFLKAKGVKVAKVETSAYSTRPPAPFTTSTLQQAASRALKMGPKRTMDVAQRLYEGGRITYMRTDSPALSEEATEAARAVAVGLFGAGSIPASPRTFAAKGNAQEAHEAIRPAGKDFKAPDQTGLAGEELSLYRLIFNRTVASQMTDLQGSKTVLHLKSGGVGLQSSGRVILDPGFTRLYNDETDKKDEQQLPNVAEGQALPVQDARAEVKKTPAPGRFTEASLIKALESAGVGRPSTYANIIEVLKNRQYTALVKDQLYVTWLGLVVAAYLQDQFPALVDLAFTVKMERDLDRIAAGELKREAYLTEFWTNGLAQTIRAARHGPPALALSKFAGVVVTARQEQIVMVRDGKAVPLGLDLVPDTLTPEVVEKIMAGETVRPREARGAAPSGQSKKRKGTGKPRKKAS comes from the coding sequence ATGAAAACACTCGTCATTGTTGAGTCCCCGGCCAAAGGGAAAAAGATCCAGGGCTATCTGGGCAGTGCGTATAAGGTCAAGGCGAGTTTCGGTCATATCCGGGACCTTCCCGCCAAGAAAGAGGACATCCCCAAGAAATACCAGGGGGAAACCTGGGCACGACTGGGCATTGATGTTCAGAAGGGCTTTGAACCGCTCTACATCATCCCAGCAGAAAAAAAGGCCGTGATCGCAGAACTCAAGAAGCTGGCTGGGGAAGCCGATGAGGTGTTGCTGGCCACCGATGGGGACAGAGAAGGCGAGGGGATCGCGTGGCACCTGGTCCGCGCCCTGGGCCTCAAGGGGAATTTCAAGCGCATGGTGTTTCACGAGATCACCCAGGACGCCATTCTCAAGGCTGTTCAGAACACCCGGCCCCTGGATTATGCCCTGGTGGGCGCACAGGAATCCCGGCGCATCCTGGACCGCCTGTGCGGGTACGGGGTCTCCCCCGCCCTGTGGCAGAGCATCGGGTCTGGTCTCAGCGCAGGGCGGGTGCAGTCGGCAGCCCTGGCTGCCCTGGCCCGCCGGGAGCGGGCGCGCATGGACCATGTCCCAGCAGATTACTGGCGTGTCTTAGCCCAAGTCATGCCCGAGGGTGAGGGCGCTGAACCGTTTACGGCTGTGGTGGTCAGCATCAAGGGGCAGGGTCTGGCTGGCCCCAAAGACTTCGGTGCGGATGGGCAGTTGAAAGCGGATTCCCCGGCACTGGCGATCACGGGGGAACAGGCCGCGCAGACCGTGGCCTTTCTCAAGGCCAAGGGCGTGAAGGTGGCGAAGGTGGAAACCTCGGCGTACTCCACCAGACCTCCCGCACCGTTCACCACCTCGACGCTGCAACAGGCGGCGAGCCGGGCACTGAAGATGGGGCCGAAGAGGACGATGGACGTCGCCCAGAGGCTCTACGAGGGCGGGCGCATTACGTACATGCGGACCGATTCCCCGGCACTGTCTGAGGAGGCGACAGAGGCCGCCCGTGCGGTGGCGGTGGGCCTGTTCGGAGCTGGAAGCATCCCGGCTTCCCCCAGAACGTTTGCGGCTAAGGGGAACGCCCAAGAAGCGCACGAGGCCATCCGGCCTGCGGGCAAGGACTTCAAAGCTCCAGATCAGACGGGCCTTGCGGGGGAAGAACTGTCGCTCTACCGCCTGATCTTCAACCGCACCGTCGCCAGTCAGATGACGGACTTGCAAGGCAGTAAGACGGTGCTGCACCTGAAAAGTGGTGGCGTGGGCCTGCAATCGTCGGGGCGGGTCATTCTTGACCCTGGCTTTACCCGGCTCTACAACGACGAGACCGACAAAAAAGATGAGCAGCAGCTTCCCAATGTCGCCGAGGGGCAGGCCCTTCCCGTCCAGGACGCCAGGGCAGAAGTGAAGAAGACGCCGGCACCGGGGCGCTTCACCGAGGCGTCGCTGATCAAGGCGCTGGAGAGTGCGGGGGTGGGGCGGCCTTCCACCTACGCCAACATTATCGAGGTGCTGAAGAACCGGCAATACACGGCATTAGTCAAGGATCAGTTGTATGTGACCTGGCTGGGGCTGGTGGTGGCCGCGTACCTGCAAGACCAGTTCCCGGCGCTGGTGGACCTGGCGTTCACTGTGAAGATGGAGCGTGATCTGGACCGGATCGCGGCGGGGGAATTGAAACGGGAGGCGTACCTGACGGAGTTCTGGACGAACGGGTTGGCGCAGACCATCCGGGCCGCGCGCCATGGGCCTCCGGCGCTGGCCCTGAGCAAGTTTGCTGGGGTGGTGGTGACGGCGCGGCAGGAGCAGATCGTTATGGTCAGGGATGGAAAGGCAGTGCCGCTGGGGCTGGATCTGGTGCCGGACACACTCACGCCTGAAGTGGTGGAGAAGATCATGGCGGGGGAAACGGTCAGGCCGCGTGAGGCTCGCGGGGCTGCGCCGTCGGGCCAGAGCAAAAAGCGCAAAGGCACAGGCAAACCGAGGAAAAAAGCGTCTTGA
- a CDS encoding DUF790 family protein, with translation MLPTELLMFTVKEGLANPRRLKPTTTNLKLAETLIALYASHVGKQRAELNEEVRALEAGRADFRVLRGLSHLLGQRGEFEAGGSLAPPAVREKVFALAQSHPPSRQRTTAILEQAARALSTEIPLTSAEVAAALYADLPDQQTLIAFDPLEPLDLIQRFDLAQAQGMLYRAFQLVITARRNEPARYKQLLRYLKLFGLMVTVEGDADYGFTLTMDGPTSLFTGTTRYGLAMAKFLPALLHVTKWDLSAALKPRRDLAWVDPKDEEWSYQVTSEDGYVSHYKAPEEHDSALKSGFSERFAKLETPWHLEREVDLVPVPGGVILPDFRLVDGERSVLMEIVGYWRPEYLKKKFALLKKSGRTDLIVCVSERLNLEKAGVNPAEFGDRVIWFKGVLDPKAVLAVAERIAVKN, from the coding sequence ATGCTCCCGACTGAACTGCTGATGTTCACGGTGAAAGAGGGTCTGGCCAATCCCCGGCGGCTTAAGCCCACCACCACCAACCTGAAACTCGCCGAGACGCTGATCGCCCTGTATGCCTCGCACGTCGGCAAGCAGCGGGCTGAACTGAACGAGGAAGTGCGGGCGCTGGAGGCGGGCCGCGCCGACTTCCGGGTGTTGCGCGGACTGTCGCATCTGCTGGGCCAGCGGGGAGAATTTGAGGCTGGGGGCAGTCTTGCCCCCCCGGCAGTGCGCGAGAAGGTCTTTGCGCTGGCCCAGAGTCATCCCCCCAGCCGCCAGCGGACAACAGCCATTCTGGAACAGGCCGCGCGGGCGCTGTCCACGGAGATCCCTTTGACCTCAGCCGAGGTAGCGGCGGCCCTGTACGCCGATCTGCCCGATCAGCAGACGCTGATCGCTTTTGATCCACTTGAACCCCTGGACCTGATTCAGCGCTTTGATCTGGCCCAGGCCCAGGGGATGCTGTACCGCGCCTTTCAGCTCGTCATCACCGCGCGGCGCAACGAACCCGCCCGCTACAAGCAATTGTTGCGCTACCTGAAGCTGTTTGGCCTGATGGTCACGGTGGAAGGGGACGCGGATTACGGCTTCACGCTGACGATGGACGGCCCCACCAGTCTTTTTACAGGGACCACCCGCTACGGGCTGGCGATGGCGAAGTTCCTGCCTGCCCTACTACACGTCACCAAATGGGATTTGAGCGCCGCTTTGAAACCCCGGCGTGACCTGGCCTGGGTAGACCCCAAGGACGAGGAGTGGTCCTACCAAGTCACCAGTGAGGACGGCTATGTCAGCCACTACAAAGCCCCAGAGGAACATGACAGCGCCCTGAAATCTGGTTTCTCCGAGCGCTTTGCCAAGCTGGAGACGCCCTGGCACCTGGAACGCGAGGTAGACCTGGTGCCGGTGCCGGGCGGCGTGATCTTGCCCGACTTCCGGCTGGTGGACGGTGAGCGCAGCGTGCTGATGGAAATTGTGGGCTACTGGCGGCCTGAATACCTGAAAAAGAAGTTCGCGTTGCTCAAAAAATCAGGGCGAACCGATCTGATCGTGTGCGTCTCCGAGCGGCTGAATCTGGAGAAGGCCGGAGTCAATCCGGCGGAGTTCGGGGACCGCGTGATCTGGTTCAAAGGCGTGCTGGACCCGAAGGCGGTGTTGGCGGTGGCCGAGAGAATCGCCGTGAAAAACTGA
- a CDS encoding LptF/LptG family permease, with protein sequence MILIRAVLGEVMRWYLTGVVLFMSLLMTNALSTTVDKLLTYHPPFGKALTAFVLILPDSLNKTLVMAVPFAILLTFSRMQSDNELKAVFASGVRPLSLVWPLTLPFALVGVLAYFNAGTFVPAGLANWDRAWFNIYDQAPPPPRQEKYTYAPPGALYYAGRVVNNEGSQVAQLKGVMVQRGDETITASFGTWDSQQKTWTLMDAWIIQPGKNPFQQLGKLVVPQNDTLRSPPLEAKQVSNVALRAALDSNTLGRKLRRDYTFQLAARVADPMTPVIFALAAGLLGLLIRNRAAAFAAVLVFIVCFYVLWSTMPGLAGAGAIDPVLAAWVPNLAFLLLTGVLAWRLR encoded by the coding sequence GTGATCCTGATTCGAGCAGTCCTTGGGGAGGTGATGCGTTGGTATCTGACGGGTGTCGTCCTGTTCATGTCCCTGCTGATGACCAACGCACTGAGTACCACGGTGGACAAGCTCCTGACGTATCACCCACCATTTGGCAAGGCGCTGACCGCCTTTGTGCTGATCCTCCCAGACAGCCTAAACAAGACCCTGGTTATGGCAGTGCCGTTCGCCATCCTGCTGACTTTCTCGCGCATGCAGAGCGACAACGAACTGAAAGCCGTCTTTGCCAGCGGCGTTCGTCCGCTGAGCCTGGTGTGGCCGCTCACGCTTCCTTTCGCGCTGGTGGGCGTACTGGCGTATTTCAATGCGGGAACGTTTGTCCCAGCGGGTCTGGCGAACTGGGACCGCGCGTGGTTCAACATTTACGATCAGGCCCCTCCTCCGCCCAGGCAAGAGAAATATACGTATGCGCCGCCCGGCGCGCTGTACTACGCGGGCCGCGTGGTGAATAACGAGGGCAGTCAGGTGGCCCAGCTCAAAGGCGTGATGGTGCAGCGCGGTGACGAAACCATCACGGCGTCGTTCGGGACCTGGGATTCACAGCAAAAAACCTGGACGCTCATGGACGCCTGGATCATCCAGCCTGGCAAAAACCCTTTCCAGCAACTGGGAAAGCTGGTGGTGCCGCAAAACGATACCCTGCGCTCGCCGCCGCTGGAGGCCAAGCAGGTCAGCAATGTGGCGCTGCGTGCTGCCCTGGATAGCAACACACTGGGACGCAAACTCCGGCGTGACTACACCTTCCAGTTGGCCGCCCGCGTTGCCGATCCGATGACCCCCGTGATTTTCGCTCTGGCTGCTGGACTGCTCGGTTTGCTCATCCGCAATCGTGCTGCTGCATTTGCCGCTGTGCTGGTCTTTATCGTGTGCTTCTACGTGCTGTGGAGCACCATGCCGGGCTTGGCAGGCGCGGGCGCAATTGATCCGGTCCTGGCCGCCTGGGTGCCGAATCTGGCTTTTTTGCTTCTGACGGGTGTCCTGGCCTGGAGACTGCGGTGA